AAGACGGTGCTGCAGCAATACATCGACGCCTTCGCCGCGCACGTGGCGAAACATCAGGGCTGAGCCCGTACTCTCTCCGTCATGGCCGGGCTTGTCCCGGCCATCTACGTCTTTGCCCACGCACCGAAGAACGTGGATGCCCGGGACAAGCCCGGGCATGACGACGGGAGTGGCCTGGAATTAGCACTCCCTTAACCAACTTGTCCCATCTTCCCTAGATGGTCTCCCGCGCGCGTCTGAAATCGATTCTGACCGGCCTTGCCCTCTACGCGATGGCGATCGCCATCGTCGGCTATTTCGGCGTCAACGCCTATACCGGCAAATACGGCCTCAACGCCCGCCAGGAACTCGACCAGGAGATCATCGCGCTGACGAGCGAACTGGCCCAGCTCAAGCGCGAGCGCGCCAGGAGCGAGCAGCGGGTATCGCTGCTGCGCACGTCGAGGATTGATCCGGACATGCTGGACGAGCGGGCGCGCTATCAGCTCGACTATGTCAATCCGCATGACCTCGTTCGGATGATCCCGGCGAAGTAGCGTTTTCCGAAGCTTTCGAAAACTGAGACGAAAGCTGCTGCCGAAATCCGCCCCGCCGTGCCGTCTCGCTCCTGCGAAGGTCGTAGGTCCCCGAACCGGAGTCCGCCTTGACGGCAGCGCCGCAGCGGGCCCATGGCTACTGTCGCGGTCGCCAAGTTGACGCAGATCAATCAGGCCGCTCCCGCACGTTCTAGTCTGTCACCCGGAGGAGACTGTGATGAATGGGACAATGCCCCGGCATCACGCGGCCCGTGTCGAGGCCGCCATCGCGTCAGGCCAGGCGGCACGATCCGCGCTCGTGGCCTCGTGGCGCCGTTCCTCCCGATTGCATCATCTCGATCCCGGCGGCCGCAGCTCACCGATGCGGCTGACCGAGGCCGAGCTGCATCAGGCGCGCGAGCGTGACGCGCCGCTGTTGGCCGCCGCGCAAGGCGTGATGGACCGGCTCTATCAGGCCGTCGGTGCGAGCGGCTGCTGCGTGCTGCTCGCCGACGGGGAGGGCGT
The nucleotide sequence above comes from Bradyrhizobium sp. NDS-1. Encoded proteins:
- a CDS encoding FtsB family cell division protein gives rise to the protein MVSRARLKSILTGLALYAMAIAIVGYFGVNAYTGKYGLNARQELDQEIIALTSELAQLKRERARSEQRVSLLRTSRIDPDMLDERARYQLDYVNPHDLVRMIPAK